In the genome of Crassostrea angulata isolate pt1a10 chromosome 6, ASM2561291v2, whole genome shotgun sequence, the window ttatcaaattatattgtatcatatgatacaatattgtgtatcaaatatgatacaatatcatacaatacaaaattatactatattatacaatatgatatcatatgttacaatattgtgatgtattatgtgatatgatatagtatcaaataatgctatattgtatttatataagatattatgatattgtattatgtgattaaatacaataatgtataacacgatacaatgtcatattatatgttacaaaatcatattgcatcaatatttattacagtattatattgtattaaatgatatatattgtaagtatcattggatgcaatatcatattttatattattgtattgataaacattgtatcttataataatgtatgaaatgaacataggattatcttacaatttttttacatatgatatacgatattgtgtcaaaacagtatccatgaatatccaagatcattaactatgattttcatatcatatgataaaggtggttttaaaggtgatgcctcataaagttgatgcctcgtctcggtgagctttgtaatctgtgattacctatgttttaaaatcattataaaaattataatttttattggaactctttattacgaggagatacaaaaaagatgctcCAGGAACGTGTCATCTGATCTAGCTTAAATGAAATTCAcatgattttattgattcaCTGTATTTGCAACAATAGTATTACAGTGAGTGGTTTCCCCATTGTCACCTTATGCACAGTCAGATTAAAACCATCCCCTTTATCATCAGACTGCCTTGACCAAGCCTTATAATGACCTTGAACAAGCCTCACATTTACCTTGAATAAACCTTATATTTACCTTAATATGCAAGCCTTATGTTTACCTTTAGCAAGCCTTATATGTGCTAGTCCAAGATGCTTCTTTACCCTCTCCACAGCTTCACTGACAGAGATAGGTGATGTCAACTTCCCAATTCTGCCCATCCCATATCCAGATTTAGGTATCTACAAACATACAGGTATACGATTTTACATGCAtcataaaaatgtaatattttcattCATAGAATGATATTCATGGATTTTCAAAATTGCTTGTACAGAGTGACTTGTGTTTTATAATTTAAGAAATTcagaattttcattatttcatcaGAACctgaaattcatgaaaattttatatttaaatatatatattcatatgaattttaaaatgaaattgtcaCATGTGCACCTTCAAAAATATGATAACAATTAGAAGCAGTAAAACCTCATTATTACACATTCAGTGGGACATAGAAATTTAAACGATACCAGTATACAAGAATTCCAGATAGGTTAAAACATAAAGAAACACCATTTAGAACTTTTATCTTTCTTCCTAATTGGTATGGCATATCCATATTTTTGGAGATATATAAGtcatattgatttaaatttaaagtttttatttcctCATTACACTCGCATACAATATGTTGTTTCAGTGACTTGAAAGTTGAAAATCTCATCAGAAGGCAAACTTTaaccaaaatcatttttaatttgatagttATATTAAAATGTCTCTATTATATGAGTGGCAATAAAATTGGATACACTGACTATAGCTTTGCAAGAACGTAGCAAACAAATAATCTTAATAACACTTagccatacatgtaccttttacTACATGCAGTTCTTACtttttgtatatcaaataacgctGTGCTTTGAATTTTGTCACAGAAGCACTGTGTGCTCTCCAATATGGCAGGTATAGTTCCACTGCCACACAGTACATTAATCTCGCAAAATTCCTTATTTCTGGAAAGAAaggaatatctgtaaatattcaTGTAAATACCGATTCACACAATACATATCAAAAGAGTTTGAACTTGTGCAATGTCAAAAATAGAATTAGGTTGTTTTCATCATGCGTGTAAATTTGAATAGTTATCCTGAAGTTTGTCTATGAATTAAgtattaattcataaaatgaGCTACTATAAAACAAGTTCTATTCACAGTTAATTGATTTCATGATTTACCAAATGAatgatgaaatacatgtagttagcTGCAGCTAATTTTGTGATCAAGATGAAGATTAATTATCTAGAGaccaatactgtggaatcattaaaattcgtggggggcaattttcgtggattgcttaaattttacaggttcgggGGGACGTTATTTCGTGTATTTTCGTATACATACAAAAGGATTATGACTGTATAGCCCTAGTTTATTAGTTTGTGGGGGTGTatattcgtggatgagaggtagccacgaattccacaaaaattgagccaccacgaaatctaatgattccacagtatgccAGAGATTTAGTTTTCACTATTAAGATGTAGATCAGAGATTAATATGACAGAGACATTACATGCTaggtttatattatatttatgatAACAAGGCTCTTGTGAACCTCGCGTAAATTATTCCCATGGGAATAAAAGTTGATTTATGGTATATGGGTagattaatattataatataaacaaattcCGATAAAGAGTGAAAACAGGAAATAATCaacccttttttaattttaagctcTGTTATTTGGATGGGAAAAACATTTGAGTTCCAATGATTTATGCAACTCACAGTTCATTTACAGTTGTGAAGGTGTTTTCTATCCCACTAACACATTTAAGTATCGATTCCCTGTCAGTGCTGGAAATAGTGAGTTGTAGCTTTTTGTTGTAGGGGCCTGCAGATGTCACTGACTGGGTAACTGGTTTAGAACTGCTTATATCTGTAATCAGAAACACCAACCACATTCCAAAAAAGATTCTTTTAAAGTTGTAtgccaaaaatatatatatgtcatctCCACCATGCAGCCACAGGATTTTCATCCTCTGCTTGCCTATATATAATAAAGTGGGGAAAAAAACTTTGGGCTATATTGCAGAGACTAATCATATGGAAATGATTCCTCTGTCACATTGCAAAGATGAAAATGATacaacaaaatttaatgcataATTTACCATAATTATTCTATTTCAATTAATTGTTGGATATGTATCATGTATAAAGAAAATCACATGACAATAATGCCTTTGTCAATAGTTTCATGCAATAATAATTGAATGTTTCTCTAATTCTGAATCAATTTCCAAACATTTGACGGTACTAGTCATGAGATAtcctaaataaaatacaatgtactcATATCAACCAGGAAAACTCACCAAAAGCTTGTAGAAGCCAGTCATTTACTCCACCAGCCAGGGCATCATAGCTGGTATGTGGAGAATAAATAGCGATCCGGTTCTCTATACAACCTGTTATGATCCTGTCCTTCCAGTTACTTTGTACAAGCTTCTTCATAGGGGCAAAGATAGGTGGATGGTAGGAAATAATAAGGTTTGCATTCCAGTCACATGCCTCCCTATATACAGCCTCTGTCAGATCATTTGTCAACATCACCTTTTTTACCTTTAATGAGAAAAAAGTTAATTCTTTTATGCTCTTTACTTGGGAGAGGCAGCCTGAGTAAATAACTCTGcaataaaaattctacttttcTTCAGAAAGAATATgtcagagttttttttttctttaataagaactaattttttattttttgggtgGGTGGGGagattacaaattttataagTACACTTactcttattttttgttaagatGTCCAGAACTCAAGTATACCTTGTATACCCAGTCATTAttcaagatatatatatatttcagaacTGTTGCAAGTCTCTTAGTTAGTCAATAGCGTAAACAGTTCCTGATTAAACTTCcatatactgtaaaacgagaaaatatgatgcactacaaattttagcgcctttggcgcaactgcctctgagcgctaaaattaatagtgcgccaacgattttccatatgtattaaatttcttcaagttgcGAAACAATAACGTCAGTCCATTTTAAGGCTATATATAgaagtgttcatttaaatatcagatgctgtctgttctgtttgtttaaacaattacacggataaacggtatgggttatcgggtgtaagtgcctaaacatggattaattaactcagttttaattgctttttaatatctctcattagcaccttgaaaattgggcttctccccatgccacttccatttagcgcctcgaggtgaaaatgtgattaagcgtggcgatcgttaacgctgacaatacatgattgatcataatttctttgttctCTGAATAAtggatataaagataacaagacgatacctattttttgtgttttttataataaaaaattactgtgaaaaagaTTCTCTCATGGTGATTGAAACTCATGGTAAATGTAGCATTcgatttcacttttagtttcgggactcttctagggttatccaagtcgacacgttaaattcaaagtccgatagcTCAAATCtgtttaccaacaaaaattacacatcatcgccaataaatgaagttttcatatctatctactgacgatttacacaaaagtaagtgtattgttctcaacgacagTTTACTGTGCATGCGAGATAGAAATCAAAGTCGTTGTGTTCACATGTTTGAGTGAACACAGAACTAAATTTTGGGCGTGATCgtttatcaaacaacaacattttttgtattcttttttaaagaacag includes:
- the LOC128188905 gene encoding NIF3-like protein 1, which encodes MLSRITPSVYSILQPRIASHLRLRGILSSIHQKKTFCTSECSDMDLKSVVKKLQQFADPSLAESWDNVGLLVEPTPPHEVKKVMLTNDLTEAVYREACDWNANLIISYHPPIFAPMKKLVQSNWKDRIITGCIENRIAIYSPHTSYDALAGGVNDWLLQAFDISSSKPVTQSVTSAGPYNKKLQLTISSTDRESILKCVSGIENTFTTVNELNKEFCEINVLCGSGTIPAILESTQCFCDKIQSTALFDIQKIPKSGYGMGRIGKLTSPISVSEAVERVKKHLGLAHIRLAKGIGCDSISSVAVCAGSGGGLLKNLNVSLYVTGEMSHHDVLHAAQSGVSVILCDHSNTERGFLKVLQESLTKIFQNQVDIQVSKSDKDPLDVV